From Terriglobia bacterium, the proteins below share one genomic window:
- a CDS encoding SDR family oxidoreductase — translation TAGFVERVIKDFGGVDVLINAAGIIANGTIENTTLADYDLMMNINVRSIFHLTQLALPSIVERKGNIVNVSSVTGLRAFPGVLAYCVSKAAIDQLTRCAALELAPKGVRVNAVNPGVVRTNLHRSAGMNDDAYAAFVERSKTTHPIGRVGEAEEIADLILFLASSKAGWITGVTYSIDGGRAQTCAR, via the coding sequence AAACGGCCGGATTCGTCGAACGCGTAATCAAGGATTTCGGAGGCGTCGATGTTCTCATAAACGCTGCAGGCATCATTGCGAATGGCACGATCGAAAACACGACGCTTGCCGACTATGACCTGATGATGAACATCAACGTCCGGTCCATATTCCATCTGACGCAGCTTGCGTTGCCTTCGATCGTCGAACGCAAGGGAAACATTGTGAACGTTTCCAGCGTTACCGGTTTGCGCGCCTTCCCTGGCGTTCTCGCCTATTGCGTCAGTAAAGCTGCAATCGATCAGCTGACACGATGCGCAGCGCTGGAACTGGCGCCGAAGGGTGTTCGCGTAAATGCCGTCAATCCCGGCGTCGTGCGCACCAATCTGCACCGCAGCGCCGGCATGAACGACGACGCCTATGCCGCCTTTGTCGAGCGCAGCAAGACAACCCATCCTATCGGCCGGGTCGGTGAAGCCGAGGAAATTGCGGATCTGATTTTATTTCTGGCTTCATCAAAGGCGGGCTGGATCACCGGCGTGACGTATTCCATCGACGGAGGCCGTGCTCAAACCTGCGCACGATAG